In the genome of Segatella copri, one region contains:
- a CDS encoding RNA polymerase sigma factor, with the protein MRTEEFNHIILPMRSDLKAYALRLTESDDNAEDLVQEVMLRLWDMRQNIQAEDNLKALAITIMRNKFYDQCRHEERNFTTDKVMEVPIEDRRAEQRDEVNLIKQIVAQLPPLQQQIFRMKEIEGYTADEIMQITGCTADNLRKNLSRARLKIRETYMNIVKQNRTK; encoded by the coding sequence ATGAGAACAGAAGAATTCAACCATATCATCCTACCGATGCGCAGCGACTTGAAAGCGTATGCGCTAAGGTTGACTGAGAGTGACGACAATGCCGAAGACCTCGTGCAGGAAGTCATGCTCAGGCTGTGGGACATGCGCCAGAATATCCAGGCAGAAGATAACCTCAAGGCGCTAGCCATTACCATCATGCGCAACAAGTTTTATGACCAGTGCCGACATGAGGAGCGGAACTTCACCACCGACAAGGTGATGGAAGTGCCCATAGAAGACCGGCGGGCAGAGCAACGGGACGAGGTAAACCTCATCAAGCAGATAGTGGCACAGCTCCCGCCCTTGCAGCAGCAGATATTCCGCATGAAGGAGATAGAAGGCTATACTGCCGATGAAATCATGCAGATAACGGGATGTACTGCCGATAATCTCCGAAAGAACCTCTCCCGAGCCCGACTCAAAATCAGAGAGACCTATATGAATATCGTGAAACAGAACAGAACAAAATAA
- a CDS encoding L-lactate permease, which translates to MASIVSIIPIVLLFILMLGFKMAGHKSALLTLVITVLLALFAASPLGMIAPEHAEDSVIALTGWAVVEGILKAVFPILIIILMAIYSYNILVESKQIEVIKRQFTSITDDKGLLVLLLVWGFGGLLEGMAGFGTAVAIPAAILIGLGFKPMFSALVSLIGNTVATGFGAVGVPVTTLCNEVAESGSASAAQICETSAFAIIQLAPLFIILPFIILTLTDKHNLIKNLTIALWVGAISVVVQFVCGYYLGSETPAIIGSLAAIIAIIAYAKVFARKSKVQDKETFTLAESLKAWSVYLFILIFILVSGALCPPVNAFLKSHLVSAVHLPVLDSTFKFGWISNAGLMLFLGATIGGLVQGLSLKRLMVILARTTVNLRKTVVTICSLIALASVMNYSGMITAIASGLVAVTGDFYPLVAPMIGAIGTFVTGSDTSSNILFAKLQAHVANQLGMTGQSTFFGMEGGQENWLVAANTTGATGGKMISPQSIAIATAACDMEGKDGEILRSAIPYALLYIVLGGLMVYFGC; encoded by the coding sequence ATGGCATCAATAGTTTCTATTATTCCCATCGTATTGCTGTTCATCTTGATGCTCGGTTTCAAGATGGCAGGTCATAAAAGCGCCTTGCTGACGCTCGTAATTACCGTGTTGCTCGCTCTCTTCGCTGCTTCGCCGCTGGGCATGATTGCCCCGGAACATGCGGAGGATAGCGTGATCGCCCTGACGGGATGGGCGGTGGTGGAAGGCATCCTGAAGGCGGTATTCCCGATTCTCATCATCATCCTGATGGCTATCTACAGCTATAATATCCTCGTGGAAAGCAAGCAGATTGAGGTAATCAAGAGGCAGTTTACATCGATTACCGATGATAAGGGACTGCTCGTGCTGCTCCTTGTATGGGGATTCGGCGGACTGCTCGAAGGTATGGCGGGCTTCGGAACGGCGGTGGCGATACCTGCTGCCATCCTCATCGGACTCGGCTTCAAACCGATGTTCTCGGCTCTGGTATCCTTGATCGGTAATACCGTGGCTACGGGATTTGGTGCCGTGGGCGTGCCGGTTACTACGCTCTGCAATGAGGTGGCGGAAAGCGGATCGGCTTCGGCGGCACAGATTTGCGAGACTTCGGCCTTCGCCATCATCCAGCTGGCACCTCTCTTTATCATCCTGCCTTTTATCATCCTGACGCTTACCGATAAGCACAATCTTATCAAGAATCTCACCATCGCCCTTTGGGTGGGAGCGATTTCCGTGGTAGTGCAGTTTGTCTGCGGCTATTATCTCGGTTCGGAGACACCAGCCATCATCGGTTCGCTGGCAGCCATTATTGCCATCATCGCATACGCCAAGGTGTTTGCCAGAAAGAGCAAGGTGCAGGATAAGGAAACCTTTACGCTTGCCGAGAGCCTGAAGGCATGGAGCGTTTACCTCTTTATATTGATATTCATCCTGGTTTCCGGCGCACTCTGTCCTCCGGTCAATGCTTTCCTCAAGAGTCATTTGGTGAGTGCGGTTCATCTGCCAGTGCTCGACAGCACCTTTAAGTTTGGCTGGATTTCCAATGCGGGCTTGATGCTCTTCCTGGGTGCTACGATTGGTGGATTGGTTCAGGGATTGAGCCTCAAGAGACTGATGGTGATTCTTGCCCGTACCACGGTGAATCTGCGAAAGACGGTGGTGACCATCTGTTCGCTGATAGCCCTGGCAAGTGTGATGAACTATTCGGGAATGATTACTGCCATCGCCTCAGGTCTGGTGGCTGTGACGGGCGACTTCTATCCTCTGGTAGCACCGATGATTGGTGCCATCGGAACCTTCGTAACGGGTTCTGATACCTCTTCGAATATCCTCTTTGCCAAGCTCCAGGCTCATGTTGCCAACCAGTTGGGCATGACGGGACAGAGCACTTTCTTTGGTATGGAGGGCGGTCAGGAGAACTGGCTGGTTGCCGCCAATACCACAGGAGCCACGGGTGGCAAGATGATCAGTCCGCAGAGCATCGCCATCGCTACTGCAGCTTGCGATATGGAGGGGAAGGATGGAGAGATTCTCCGCTCGGCCATCCCATACGCCCTGCTGTATATCGTTTTGGGCGGATTGATGGTTTATTTTGGCTGCTAA
- a CDS encoding DMT family transporter — MDNKRPLIAHLCLFCSGAFWGLMAPVGKDAMLHGIDGIDLVSFRVLGGALLFWLTSLFTKKEHVPVKDIFKFAAAGLFALVFNQCSYTIGLNMTSPSNSSIMTTSMPIFAMVLSFLILKEPITWKKALGVLMGCAGAVIIIMTSATAGNAKVGNIWGDLLCMSAQLSFALYLSLFKNLLSRYSLFTINKWMFLWATVLIWPFTISHVMSIDFAHVPMSTWWETGYVVLFGTYLGYICMMIGQKTLRPTVVSVYNYVQPLVSVTVSVIVGLAVFKGMQAIAAILVFSGVWLVVKSKSKHDIDQHDHSLAYEKRHA; from the coding sequence ATGGATAACAAACGACCTCTTATCGCCCACCTGTGCCTCTTCTGTTCAGGCGCATTCTGGGGACTGATGGCTCCCGTAGGCAAGGATGCCATGCTTCACGGCATCGACGGCATCGACCTGGTGAGCTTCCGTGTTTTGGGTGGTGCTCTCCTCTTTTGGCTCACCTCATTATTCACCAAGAAAGAGCATGTTCCAGTAAAAGACATCTTCAAGTTTGCTGCTGCGGGCCTCTTCGCCCTCGTGTTCAACCAGTGTTCTTACACCATCGGTCTGAACATGACCTCGCCTAGCAACTCCAGCATCATGACCACCTCAATGCCTATCTTCGCCATGGTTCTCTCCTTCCTGATATTGAAGGAGCCTATCACATGGAAGAAAGCACTCGGTGTACTGATGGGATGCGCAGGTGCCGTCATCATCATCATGACGAGTGCTACGGCTGGCAATGCCAAGGTGGGAAACATCTGGGGCGACCTGCTCTGTATGTCGGCGCAGCTTTCCTTCGCCCTCTACCTGTCGCTCTTCAAGAACCTGCTGTCCAGGTATTCGCTCTTCACCATCAACAAGTGGATGTTCCTCTGGGCAACGGTCCTGATATGGCCTTTCACCATCAGCCACGTGATGAGCATCGACTTTGCTCATGTTCCGATGAGCACCTGGTGGGAAACAGGCTACGTGGTTCTCTTCGGCACTTATCTGGGCTACATCTGCATGATGATTGGTCAGAAGACCCTGCGCCCTACCGTGGTGAGTGTATATAACTATGTGCAGCCGCTGGTATCAGTCACCGTAAGTGTCATCGTGGGTCTCGCCGTGTTCAAGGGCATGCAGGCCATCGCCGCCATCCTCGTATTCTCCGGCGTATGGCTCGTGGTAAAGAGCAAGTCGAAGCATGATATCGACCAGCACGACCACAGTCTGGCTTACGAGAAAAGACATGCGTAA